GTAACTACAGTTCTGCGCAGAGGCTTCTACTCAGCAAATGGCCATGTTGAGTGAAGTTGGAACCATCCCCTTTCCTCTTATTTCCAGATTAGCTACTGACGTGATCAATTGATGAAGCTGTGTTACATCGTCCGAAGCTTTAACTACTTGCTTTAGGTAGAGCTACCTGATTGAGTTCACCCTAGCTAGGAATCTATAACCACTCTAGTGAGCGAGTTCCAACAGTTCAATTGAACGATCGTTCACGATAGTTGGCTTGTCATTTGCTGTCTTGTGTACCACTGCTGCACTACAGCAGAGAGGATGCTGTCAGGGTGGCGTTGTGTTGTCCTGGTTTGAATCTCCTCTCATGGACTGGAGGTGCAGGGTCGAGCGTCAACAATGGAGGTTTCTATCCGTGAATCTAAAGGGAAAAACAGCCCTAGTAACCGGGGCTTCTCGCGGCATTGGTCGGGCGATCGCCATTGAACTCGCAAGACAAGGCGTGCACCGCTTGGTATTGGTCGCACGCGATGCTGATCGTCTCCGTGATGTTGCGGCTGAGGTCAAAGCTTGGGGCGCAGAGGCGATTGTGCTACCCCTAGACCTAACCCAGCCGATCAACGTAAATGTTGCTATTGCTCATGCTTGGCGCAACCACGGCCCCTTCCAATTGCTGATTAACTGTGCAGGGGTTGCCTACCAAGCGCCTTTTCTGCAATCTCGCTTATCCCATGTCCACACTGAGATCGCCACTAATCTCATGGGGTTATATACCATTACCCGCCTAGTTGCCCGCCGCATGGCTGCTCACCGCCAAGGGCATATTGTCAATGTTTCTAGTTTAATGGGCAAGGTAGCTGCACCAACCATGGCTACCTATTCAGCCACCAAGTTTGCTATTTTGGGCTTTACCCAAGCACTACGGGGAGAGTTAGCTCCCTATAACGTGCAGGTTAGCGCTCTGTTGCCTTCCTTGACCGATACTGACATGGTGCGAGATTTGCGCTGGTTTCGCTGGGTAACGCCAATGACCCCTGAGCAGGTGGCCAAAGCGCTAGTGAGGGGGTTGCGCTGGCGATCGCCAGAAATTTTGGTAGGTTGGCAAACCAAGTTAGCAGTCTGGTGTGGTCAAGTTGCCCCCATGGTGTTAGAAAAACTCGTTCACTGGGCGGCACCATCGCCTAAACTCACCAAATCTGTTGTGTCAGGGTCGGCTCCAGACCAATAGTCCTACTACTAGAATTAGTCTCACCACTAGAATGCCAATGCTTTAGGATCCAACGGGAAACTCAAGGGGGAACCTTTATCCCCCATAGATGGCAGCCAATTATGGTGAGGATTCAAGGGTTCTAGTGCTAAATGTTGAGTTGAATGTTGACAGTTTTGAATTAGGGGCTGTGATTAATTGTTGGTGCTCAAGTCATGCTAGTGAATGGGGAAGAAAATAGCCCTGATCGCGAAACCACTCAACGGTACGATGAATAGTGGCCTGGGGTGATATGTGAGGCTCATAGCCTAATTCTTGCCGAGCACGGGACAGGTCATAGCTACGATCGCCCAGGAACAGGTCAAGGCGATCGGCTTTAGGGAGTCGATGACCTGTGATGCGATAACTCAGGTAGTTTAGCAGTTTATACACCTGCAATGGTGCGCCAGGCAGGTCAGGGGGCAAGCTGGATAGGCCAAATTCTTGGCTAATCAATGTCACAAGTTCCCGCAAGGAGATAGACTGTGGCCCAGCGAGAATATACGTGCGTCCTATAATCCCTGGTGTCAGGCTACACCGAATTAGCCCATCCACAATGTCCACCACATCAGTAATGTGGTGATGTCCCTGGCCTGACCCCATCAGCCGAAATTGTCGGTCAGCGATCGTTCGGAACAAGCCCATCCAACCGCTGGCTCCCGGCCCAAAAACCGTTGATAATCGAGCAATCACTACGGGCAAGCCATCCTGTTGTTTATAGGTCTGTAACATTTTCTCTGTGAGCAGTTTAGACTCCCCATAGGGAGAA
The genomic region above belongs to Cyanobacteriota bacterium and contains:
- a CDS encoding SDR family NAD(P)-dependent oxidoreductase; this encodes MNLKGKTALVTGASRGIGRAIAIELARQGVHRLVLVARDADRLRDVAAEVKAWGAEAIVLPLDLTQPINVNVAIAHAWRNHGPFQLLINCAGVAYQAPFLQSRLSHVHTEIATNLMGLYTITRLVARRMAAHRQGHIVNVSSLMGKVAAPTMATYSATKFAILGFTQALRGELAPYNVQVSALLPSLTDTDMVRDLRWFRWVTPMTPEQVAKALVRGLRWRSPEILVGWQTKLAVWCGQVAPMVLEKLVHWAAPSPKLTKSVVSGSAPDQ
- a CDS encoding NAD-dependent epimerase/dehydratase family protein, which produces METFVTGATGLVGRQLVQRLRHDGHTVRALVRPGRDASELTALGVEVCRGDLEDVSVLRQGMQGCQVVFHLAAKVHGADVNRQSLWAVNVRGTDHMAQAALQAGVQRLVYASTVAIYGRMSKNRAITEETPPRPDSPYGESKLLTEKMLQTYKQQDGLPVVIARLSTVFGPGASGWMGLFRTIADRQFRLMGSGQGHHHITDVVDIVDGLIRCSLTPGIIGRTYILAGPQSISLRELVTLISQEFGLSSLPPDLPGAPLQVYKLLNYLSYRITGHRLPKADRLDLFLGDRSYDLSRARQELGYEPHISPQATIHRTVEWFRDQGYFLPHSLA